The nucleotide window AATTTTTTCATTTCCGATATACATGAGGGCTAACCATAAATATAATGAAATATAAAAAGTTTTTGAAGCTGCTTTTTCCATTATTTTTTTTGACAACTCATCTTCTGCCGGTAATCCTTTCTTTATACTTTTGAATTTGTTAAAAGCAATAAATGTTGCAAAAACAACTAATAAAAATATAACAATAATATGAATACCGTCAGAAAGACTAATTGGCTCGTTAGTTGAGTATATCCATACACCCACAGCTATTATAAGAAGAGCTGACAGGATAAAAATAATAATAATTTTTTTCATGACAATAAAAATTAGTTATGTAAATCTAACACAAAGTTAGAAATAAATAACATAACTGCCAAATTTTACTTATCTTTTTTTCAAAATAAATGAAAATAAAATTAAGCAATTTTAAAAAATTACTATATTTGAAGATGCAAATACTGTTAAAATGAAAAAAAGGATAAAGAGATTAATTGAATTTTTAAAAAACGAATTATGGACTGTAGATTTGGATAATGCTTCAAAACTCAAACAAGTTTTGATTAACTTTACACGAATTATCAGCCTTGGTTTAAAAGGTTTTAAAGAGGATAAGCTAAACGTAAGAGCATCAGCTTTAACTTATTTTACGCTTCTGTCTATTGTTCCGGTTTTGGCTTTAGGTTTTGGTATTGCAAAAGGTTTTGGTTTAGAAGCAGTTTTGGAAGATGAAGTAGCAAAAAACCTTGCCGGACAAGAAGAAGCCATGAATTATATTCTTGAATTTACACATTCAATGTTGGGAACAGCAAAAGGCGGACTAATTGCCGGACTTGGGTTTATACTTTTATTATGGTCTGTAATTAAATTACTGTCAAATATTGAAAATTCATTTAATACTGTTTGGGATATTAAAAAATCAAGAAGTGTTATCAGAAAGTTTACTGATTATTTAGCAATAATGCTTTTAGGTCCTGTTTTTTTAATAATGTCGAGTAGTATTACAGTTTTTATTTCATCTCAATTATCAAGTTTGCAGGAAAGTACAATGTTTAATTTTGCAACTCCGATGTTTTTTAAGTTTGCAAAGTTTATTCCTTTTGTCATTATATGGTTCATTTTTACTTTATTGTATATGGTAATGCCGAATACAAAAGTTAAGTTTAAATCAGCATTCATAGCCGGAATCATTGCAGGAACTATGTTTCAAATTTTCCAAAATTTGTATGTTTATTTTCAAGCAGGTGCAACCAGAATAAATGCAATATACGGAAGTTTTGCTGCTTTGCCCTTGTTTTTAATTTGGTTACAAACAAGTTGGTTTGTTGTACTTCTTGGTGCAGAGATATCTTTTGTTGTCCAGAATGTTAAACTTAAAGGAGCAAGTATGCAATTACAAAAGTTAAGTATTTCTTATCAAAAAAAGATTGCATTATTAATTGTTAATCAGCTTGTTAATTATTTTAAAAAGGGCGAAAAAGCACCTACATCAGAGCACCTTTCTTCTAAAATATCTGTTCCTGTTTATACAATTGATTTTGTTTTGCATAATTTGATTAATGCAGGTATAGTATCTAAAATTACTAAAGATGATATAGTTGCATTTCAGCCTGCAATGGGTATTGATAATATTGATCTCGTAAAAGTTATAAATGCTTATGAACATACAGGAGATGATTTTTCAAACTATATTAAAAATAAAACTTATCGTATATTAGAAAACAAGATGAAAAATATTCAAGATTTTCAGTCGAATTCAGAAGATAATATATTATTGAAAGATCTTAAGAATGAATGATAAGATAATATTGGGAGTTATGTCAGGCACATCTCTTGACGGTTTGGATTTTGCTTTGTGTAAGTTTAATCATTCAAATGAAAAGTTCGAATATGAAATATTGAAAACCGGTTTTATTGAGTATTCCGGTGACTTAAAAAAAAACTTATCCCAAGCTCATAATTTGCAGGCATATGAGTTTATTGCTTTGCATAAAAATTACGGAAGGTATATCGGAAAAAATGTAAAAGAATTCATTAAAGATACAGTAAAACCGGATTTTATTGCTTCACACGGGCATACAATTTTTCATAAACCGGAAGAAAATATTACTTTTCAAATCGGCGACGGTGCATTTATTGCTGCAGAAGCTGAATGTTCTGTTATTTCGGATTTCAGAAATTTAGATACTGCACTAAACGGACAAGGTGCTCCTTTAGTACCGATAGGCGATAAGTTATTATTCAGTGAATTTGGATATTGCTTAAATCTCGGAGGATTTGCAAATATTTCTTTTGATTATAATGAAGAAAGAATTTCTTTTGATATTTGCCCTGTAAATTTTATAATTAATAAATTTGCAAAGGAATTAGGAAAGGAATTTGACAAAAACGGAAAATTTGGCAAGCAAGGAACTGTGAATGACGATTTATTGAAGTGTTTAAACGGTATTTCATATTATTCAAAATCTTATCCGAAATCATTGGGCAGAGAATATGTTGAGAAATACTATTATCCGATATTTAGTGATTTTAAAATTTCCGCAGAAGATAAAATAAGGACTTTTTATAAGCATATTGTAACGCAGATAAATAACAGTACACAAATACTAAATGACAAAAAAATTCTTATTACCGGAGGCGGTGCTCGAAATTCATTTCTAATTTCTGAATTAAAAAAATATATAAAACATAAAGCTGTAATTCCGAATTATCAAATTATTGATTATAAAGAAGCAATAATTTTTGCTTTTTTAGGGTTTTTAAGAATATCAAGTATAAAAAACACACTAAAATCTGTAACCGGAGCAAATTATGACAGTATTGGCGGATCAATCTTTTTATTCTGACACCTTAATTTATCAAAAAAATTGATTGCTTTGTCAAGTTGATTTTAGTATTTTTTATTTTTTATTAACTTTGCTTAAAATCATAAAAAGATTAAGATATGAACAATTATAAATTTCTTATCGCAGTTATTTTTTCTTTGCTGTTTGTATTACCTGTTTTTTCTCAAAAAAGAGATATGAAAAAAGCTGATGAAGCTATTAATATAGGTGAATATAAATTAGCATATGAATTGTACGAGAAAGCATATGAAAAGTTATCAGATAAAGATATTAAAGCCGAGGTTGCCTTTAATCTTGGTGAATGCGCAAGAATAATGATGGATGAAAGAAAAGCCGCAAAATGGTACAAAAAAGCAGTCAGAGGGAATATTAATAATCCTAAAGCATATCTTTATTATGCCGATGCTTTAAAAATGTTGGAGAAATTTGAAGAAGCAAAAGAGCAATATAAAAAATACAAAAACTTAGTACCCGATGATTCAAGAGGCAGAAATGGCGTGCAATCATGCGAGTTTGCGGTTGAATGGATTAATAATCCTACAAGATATATTGTAGAGGAAACTGATGATATCAATTCTAATTCGGCAGATTTCAGACCGTCATTCGGTAAGAGTAGATCCGAATTGTATTTTACATCAAACAGAGAAAGTGCAAACGGAAAAAATGTAAGCAATATTACCGGAGAAAGTTTTTCAGATATTTTTGTTGCTCGAAAAGACAGAAAAGGAAAATGGAGTGTTCCTGTTCCGATTGAAGGGAATGTTAATTCTGAGGGAAGTGAGGGTGCTGCAATTATTATTAATGATGGTGCTGTTATGTATTTTTCAATGTGTAAACAAACTGAAGGTGCAAATATGGGTTGCAAAATCTATAAATCAAAAACTAATGCCGGAGGATGGTCCGATCCGCAATTGGTTGAACTTGTCGGGGACAGCAGTGTATCAATGGGGCATCCGGCAGTATCAAATGATGAAATGATCATGTATTTTGTAAGCGACAGTATTCCCGGAGTGAAAGGGCACGGAGGAAAAGATATTTGGATAGTAAAACGTTCAACACTTAACAGTGCGTGGGGGAAACCTGAAAATGCAGGATCAAAGATCAATACAAAAGGTGATGAAAAATTTCCTTTTATAAGAGCAAACGGTGAATTATATTTTTCATCTGACGGGCATTCCGGAATGGGAGGTTTGGATATTTTTAAAGCTGTAAAAAACGAAACAGTTTGGGAAGTTGAAAATATGAAGTATCCGATAAATTCTTATAAGGACGATTTCGGTATTTGTTTTTATGAAGATAAAAAATTTGGATATTTCTCTTCAAAAAGAGATAAAAAAATAAATATTTATTCTTTTGATATGCCTGAAATGATTTTTACTATGAGAGGCTTGGTTAAAAATTCTGCTGCTAATGCACCTTTACCGGATGCTGATGTAAAATTGACCAGTCCGAGCGGACATGAACTTGAAGTAAAATCTGCTTCAGACGGTGCATTTAGGTTTAATTTACATCCGAATACAGACTATTCTGTTATAGGATCAAAAGAAAAATATCTGAGTGCAATCATTGATCGTTCAACAAAGGGCTTGAAAAAAAGCAAAGAGTTTGACGTAATATTGGAACTTTCTCCTTATGGCGGCGGTAAACGATTTGAATTACCAAATATTGAGTATGATTTAGCAAAAACAACATTAAGGCCGGAATCTATGATATCCTTAGATGAATTGGTAAAAACACTTACTGTTAATTCTCATATAACTATTGAACTCGCTGCAAATACCGATTATAGAGGAGGCGATGATTATAATCAAACATTATCAGAAGGCAGAGCAAATTCTGTCATTCAATATTTAATTCTAAAAGGTATAAAAGAAGATCGTTTAACGGCTGTAGGTAACGGAGAAAAAAAACCTAAAGAAATAACCAACCAAACCAAAAACGGCAGAAAGATATTATCTTCTTATAGGTTCTTGAAGCACGGTAATGTGCTAACAGAAGAATTCATCAATAATTTGGAAGATGAAGAACAAAAAGAAATATGCCATCAATTAAACCGTCGTACAGAATTCAGAGTTTTAAGAGATGATTACGGTATTAATGCTGTTAAGTTTGGGGGCGGGAATTAAGTTTCAGAACAAAATATTGTTTTCCTTATGACTTTTTAGCGATTTAGAGCTACTTGTATGTAAATAAAAATAAATTATAAAAACCGATGAAAACAATTAATAAATTACACAAATTTTTATTCCTGACATTATTAATGATTTTTTGTTTTTCTAACATTCAATGTGATTCAATAAAAGCAAAAGAATTTAAAGAAAACGGTGTGTTGACAACAGCAACTGTTGCTGAAGTAATAAAAGAAACTCGTAAAAAAACTAAAGGCTCTCGACTGTCAACTTATTTTTTAAAAGTATCATTCTTTGCAAAAGAAGAGAAAAGTGATGAAGACAAAGAAGAGGCAAAGGAAGAAACAAAAAAAGATTATGACTTTGATTTTTTGAACAAGATGGCAGAAAACTTGGAAATAGGAAATTTTACTTTTGCGGAAATTTCTGTATCAAAAGAAAAAGCAAACAGTTTTAAGCAAGGTGATCGTGTTGAAATTTATTATTTACCTGATGAGCCTACCAAAGCTATGCTAAAAGAAGTAGTTGATAAATATCAGCCCGAGAAATAAAAGATACTGTCATGTCAAAATTCTTTAATCCGGCAATTGTACCA belongs to Bacteroidales bacterium and includes:
- a CDS encoding DUF2178 domain-containing protein — protein: MKKIIIIFILSALLIIAVGVWIYSTNEPISLSDGIHIIVIFLLVVFATFIAFNKFKSIKKGLPAEDELSKKIMEKAASKTFYISLYLWLALMYIGNEKIDDPEKLFGAGIIGMALIFALSWLYFKFKGLKSE
- a CDS encoding YihY/virulence factor BrkB family protein is translated as MKKRIKRLIEFLKNELWTVDLDNASKLKQVLINFTRIISLGLKGFKEDKLNVRASALTYFTLLSIVPVLALGFGIAKGFGLEAVLEDEVAKNLAGQEEAMNYILEFTHSMLGTAKGGLIAGLGFILLLWSVIKLLSNIENSFNTVWDIKKSRSVIRKFTDYLAIMLLGPVFLIMSSSITVFISSQLSSLQESTMFNFATPMFFKFAKFIPFVIIWFIFTLLYMVMPNTKVKFKSAFIAGIIAGTMFQIFQNLYVYFQAGATRINAIYGSFAALPLFLIWLQTSWFVVLLGAEISFVVQNVKLKGASMQLQKLSISYQKKIALLIVNQLVNYFKKGEKAPTSEHLSSKISVPVYTIDFVLHNLINAGIVSKITKDDIVAFQPAMGIDNIDLVKVINAYEHTGDDFSNYIKNKTYRILENKMKNIQDFQSNSEDNILLKDLKNE
- a CDS encoding anhydro-N-acetylmuramic acid kinase, with protein sequence MNDKIILGVMSGTSLDGLDFALCKFNHSNEKFEYEILKTGFIEYSGDLKKNLSQAHNLQAYEFIALHKNYGRYIGKNVKEFIKDTVKPDFIASHGHTIFHKPEENITFQIGDGAFIAAEAECSVISDFRNLDTALNGQGAPLVPIGDKLLFSEFGYCLNLGGFANISFDYNEERISFDICPVNFIINKFAKELGKEFDKNGKFGKQGTVNDDLLKCLNGISYYSKSYPKSLGREYVEKYYYPIFSDFKISAEDKIRTFYKHIVTQINNSTQILNDKKILITGGGARNSFLISELKKYIKHKAVIPNYQIIDYKEAIIFAFLGFLRISSIKNTLKSVTGANYDSIGGSIFLF
- a CDS encoding OmpA family protein, which gives rise to MNNYKFLIAVIFSLLFVLPVFSQKRDMKKADEAINIGEYKLAYELYEKAYEKLSDKDIKAEVAFNLGECARIMMDERKAAKWYKKAVRGNINNPKAYLYYADALKMLEKFEEAKEQYKKYKNLVPDDSRGRNGVQSCEFAVEWINNPTRYIVEETDDINSNSADFRPSFGKSRSELYFTSNRESANGKNVSNITGESFSDIFVARKDRKGKWSVPVPIEGNVNSEGSEGAAIIINDGAVMYFSMCKQTEGANMGCKIYKSKTNAGGWSDPQLVELVGDSSVSMGHPAVSNDEMIMYFVSDSIPGVKGHGGKDIWIVKRSTLNSAWGKPENAGSKINTKGDEKFPFIRANGELYFSSDGHSGMGGLDIFKAVKNETVWEVENMKYPINSYKDDFGICFYEDKKFGYFSSKRDKKINIYSFDMPEMIFTMRGLVKNSAANAPLPDADVKLTSPSGHELEVKSASDGAFRFNLHPNTDYSVIGSKEKYLSAIIDRSTKGLKKSKEFDVILELSPYGGGKRFELPNIEYDLAKTTLRPESMISLDELVKTLTVNSHITIELAANTDYRGGDDYNQTLSEGRANSVIQYLILKGIKEDRLTAVGNGEKKPKEITNQTKNGRKILSSYRFLKHGNVLTEEFINNLEDEEQKEICHQLNRRTEFRVLRDDYGINAVKFGGGN